A part of Paenibacillus sp. 481 genomic DNA contains:
- a CDS encoding helix-turn-helix transcriptional regulator has product MFTYLKSWSKFDWIQLSFRFLAVCAFLGHIHFDKQIEINWITYGSIISVFFIPLFALVAFGVEKYIITELLVSGIVSLFMTYEFGAPLWLTAINLSLGYYVNRKSLHFIVAPLTTIILPFVEFLILDSQPAVHTFLGIFNTMCVYALGFAISALRHSNEEKQQKLQIINEQYTILQQYSSQVERLVVLEERNRMAKELHDTIGHTFTSIIMGLETIKATAAPDASQEKVERLVRLTRTGLADVRRQVHEIRATEEDATIDEQLRHLTEQFMDHTETKVSLRIIGEAYDVYNPVKHTLARCLQEALTNALRHGQATSVNVLLHYEPNQLLLQVQDNGSGQEEMKYGFGLSAMQERLYSLQGKLYTDSKPNEGTIITCVIPQQTYLNKQEIKILLVDDQPLMRESLGLLLEAERDFNILTAHDGPTAIERCEQEQPHIVLMDVHMPDMDGITAARFIKERFPETRIIMITSMDNPALAQQAMSIGAEGYLLKSIPAEELAHTVRLVYRGGTIISRDIADQLFKENGLTEQLADRSSRPAGTNPYQLTDRELEILGHLVKGHRYKMIAGKLYLSEGTVRNYISSIYSKLHVRNRSEAVTKAEQEQLLSSTS; this is encoded by the coding sequence ATGTTCACCTATTTAAAGAGTTGGTCCAAATTCGACTGGATTCAGCTTAGTTTTAGATTTCTAGCAGTATGTGCTTTTCTCGGACATATACACTTTGATAAGCAAATCGAAATAAATTGGATTACTTATGGAAGCATTATTAGCGTATTTTTCATCCCCCTCTTTGCATTAGTTGCCTTTGGTGTTGAAAAATATATCATTACGGAATTGCTCGTTAGCGGAATTGTATCTTTATTTATGACATATGAGTTTGGGGCACCACTTTGGCTAACTGCTATTAATCTTTCACTCGGATATTATGTTAACCGGAAGTCTCTACATTTCATTGTGGCGCCGCTTACTACAATCATACTTCCATTCGTTGAATTTTTAATATTAGACTCGCAGCCCGCTGTACATACTTTTCTCGGTATTTTTAATACGATGTGCGTATACGCACTCGGATTTGCAATTAGTGCATTACGTCACTCTAATGAAGAGAAACAACAGAAACTTCAAATTATTAATGAGCAATATACCATTTTACAGCAATATTCTTCGCAAGTTGAGCGCTTAGTCGTCTTGGAAGAACGGAATCGCATGGCCAAAGAACTCCACGATACGATTGGACATACGTTTACTTCCATTATCATGGGGTTAGAAACGATTAAAGCAACAGCAGCGCCAGATGCTAGTCAGGAAAAGGTAGAACGTCTAGTTCGACTTACACGAACCGGATTGGCAGACGTACGGAGGCAAGTGCATGAGATTCGTGCAACGGAAGAAGACGCGACGATAGATGAACAACTTCGTCACTTGACCGAACAATTTATGGATCATACAGAGACAAAAGTATCACTGCGTATTATCGGTGAGGCTTATGATGTATATAATCCAGTCAAGCATACGCTCGCTCGATGTTTGCAGGAAGCATTGACCAATGCACTTCGTCACGGTCAGGCCACTTCTGTGAACGTATTGTTGCACTATGAACCTAATCAACTCTTGTTACAAGTTCAAGACAACGGAAGCGGACAGGAAGAAATGAAATATGGCTTCGGCCTGTCCGCAATGCAAGAGCGGCTATACAGCTTACAAGGTAAACTGTATACGGATAGTAAACCAAATGAAGGCACCATTATTACATGTGTGATTCCGCAACAAACGTATCTAAATAAGCAAGAAATCAAAATATTACTAGTAGATGATCAGCCTCTAATGCGTGAGAGCCTAGGGCTCCTACTGGAAGCTGAGCGAGATTTTAACATCCTCACAGCCCATGACGGCCCGACAGCTATTGAGCGCTGTGAGCAAGAGCAGCCCCATATCGTGTTGATGGATGTACACATGCCTGACATGGACGGCATTACGGCTGCACGTTTCATAAAAGAGCGTTTTCCAGAGACACGTATTATTATGATTACGTCAATGGATAACCCAGCCTTAGCCCAACAAGCCATGAGTATCGGTGCAGAAGGATACTTACTGAAATCCATTCCAGCTGAAGAATTAGCACATACGGTGCGCTTAGTGTACCGAGGCGGCACGATCATTTCTAGAGACATCGCAGACCAGTTATTCAAAGAAAACGGTCTCACCGAGCAGCTGGCTGATAGGAGTTCAAGGCCCGCTGGCACGAATCCTTATCAATTAACAGACCGAGAATTGGAGATTCTCGGTCATCTTGTAAAAGGGCACCGCTATAAAATGATCGCGGGTAAATTGTATTTATCAGAAGGCACAGTGCGCAATTATATTTCATCTATTTATTCGAAGCTGCACGTCCGTAATCGCTCGGAAGCTGTCACTAAAGCAGAACAGGAACAGCTTCTTTCTTCAACTTCCTAA